TACTACCGACGCACCAAATACCGCAACAGTGAACATGATCACTGCAACGCCGACTGCGATCCCGCTCATTAACGGCAGGGTCCGAATCAACCCGTAGTTTGCCCCTGAAGCTGTAGCCATCGTGTTGTTCGGTCCAGGTGTCGCTGCCATAGCGAAGGCAAATCCAATCAAGCTAGCATACCATCCAGTATCCAATGAACTTCTCCGTTGAAATCATCCATAATTATCCAGCGACCATAATATCCTGAGTACCGGAAAATCGGCTTGCGTATTTGCTGGCTATTTATTAAATATTGGCATCTTATGCCAATAAATTCTCTATATAATTAAATGGATGCCATGAAATTAGATGAGATCGACCGACGAATAATCCGCGAACTGCAGCTTGATGGGCGAATTCTTAACAACGAACTTGCAAAGCGCGTTGGGCTATCCACTTCACCTTGTTTGCGACGGGTAAGGCTCTTAGAAGAAGCCGGAATCATCAATCGCTACGTGGCAGTCATTGATCAGACGAAGGTCGGTTTGAAGCTATCTTTATTTGCGAGGGTCTGGCTGACAGCCCAAGACGCGGAAACGATCGAGCTCTTTATAGCGGCCATGAAGCAACTGCCCGAGGTCGTGGAGTGTTACATTATGCTGGGCGAGAGCGATGCGTTGCTGCGAGTTGTCGTCCCCGATCTTGAGGGTTATCGACACTTCCAATCGTCGCACTTGACCCGGAAAAACGGTATCAAGAATGTCAAGACTGACGTTCCAAGCGAGGTCGTCAAGCAGGCGTTCGCACTTCCTATCTAGAGCATTGGACCGAAAAGTGTATGCGGTTTCCGAAAAATCCGATGCAAAAACAAAAAGCTAGAGACGCGGGACACTTCCGTCTGAAAGACGCTGCTTCATATCACGAGGCATCTCCAGCACCAGTGATCAGAGTAGCCAGACCGATATGATCAAGGCGATGGATACGAACGGCGACGGTAACATTAGTGAAGCGGAATTTGTCGCGGTTCCATCCGACGCGAGGAAGGAACAAGCAACTAATCTATTTAGGGCGTTTCCCAGGCTGACTGAATCGATGGGCTTTGCAAATCATTTCGGTTCTGAGTCAAGCTATCTGCCGATGGAGGTCGGCCGATATGTCGAGCTCTTTCTATTGATCTTCGCACGCGTGTTCTTGCCGCTGTTTCTGCCGGTGCATCCCATCGAGAAGCGGCAGATCGTTTCGGCGTGGGTACCGCGAGCGTGAGGCGCTGGCGGAACCTGCAAATCCGGCAGGGCAATGTTTCCTCTGGCCGCCTCGGCGGCGACGGAAGTTCTGGCAAGACTGAAGCGCACGCATTTTTTATAACGACATGGCTGGCCGATCCATCGAGATGGCACCTTATTTGAACTTCGCGACGCCCTCTCGACCCAAGGCGTTACCATAGCAAGTCGGCCCTGGAAACGTCTATCGTGGCAGCGAAAGCCAGAGCGACAGCAGGCCCGACGCCCGGAACGGTCATCAGCCTTTTGCAAACGGCATCATTCTTCGCGATGGACATTAGCCTCTAATGAAGCACGGTGAACTGCTCACGAAGTTTCTGTCGCGCCACAAGAAGGGCATTCATGATATCGCACAGCTTCGGAACGTCACCGGCGAGATCCCGGATGCATTCCTGGAACTTTCCAGCGCCAACGATGCCAACCTTCAAACCGAAGTTGCGCAACAGCCCACGGATATCGTTCTCGATCGCAATGGCCTTCTGCTGAAGCAGTTTGCGTACGGTCAGCAGAACGCGCCGCTTCTGGCTTGCCCGCGTTTTAACATGGATCGGTCGGAAGAGATCGATGCGCATCATCTGTG
The Rhizobium lusitanum DNA segment above includes these coding regions:
- a CDS encoding Lrp/AsnC family transcriptional regulator is translated as MKLDEIDRRIIRELQLDGRILNNELAKRVGLSTSPCLRRVRLLEEAGIINRYVAVIDQTKVGLKLSLFARVWLTAQDAETIELFIAAMKQLPEVVECYIMLGESDALLRVVVPDLEGYRHFQSSHLTRKNGIKNVKTDVPSEVVKQAFALPI
- a CDS encoding EF-hand domain-containing protein; protein product: MIKAMDTNGDGNISEAEFVAVPSDARKEQATNLFRAFPRLTESMGFANHFGSESSYLPMEVGRYVELFLLIFARVFLPLFLPVHPIEKRQIVSAWVPRA